The Oscillospiraceae bacterium genome has a segment encoding these proteins:
- a CDS encoding CapA family protein: protein MEKKKKLWRVLIPVLVALAVIVAFAISGTITRRADEKKPTAPTKVSVVNQTEDHTEETQGKTRVRLVAVGDNLIHNTLIAAGEQKDGSRNYDAFYQDIKQYIEPADIAVINQETVLGGSSFDYSGYPCFNSPWEIGDAAIAAGFDIFTCATNHTMDMGSAGVEKELEYFGKHKEAVHLGTNASQADYDKITYYEKNNITFALLNYTYGTNGIDLPKDKPWLVNLMDKDKIRKDITEARKHADVVMVFPHWGTENSHKVSDYQKEYTKLFSDLGVDIVIGSHPHVLQPVAWVTNEKSGKKMLVYYSLGNFISHQINLPQLCGGMAEVTIEKENGKINISSAKLAPVVCHYSRGGNGFVFSVYKLSDYTDELAATQAQKGATVKYFTDLSKKVIPAEFLDI from the coding sequence ATGGAAAAGAAGAAAAAACTGTGGCGGGTGTTGATTCCTGTTTTGGTGGCACTGGCCGTAATTGTTGCCTTTGCCATCAGCGGCACCATTACCCGCAGGGCAGATGAGAAGAAGCCTACGGCGCCCACCAAGGTGTCTGTGGTTAACCAAACGGAGGATCACACGGAAGAGACCCAGGGCAAGACCCGGGTGCGCTTGGTGGCAGTAGGGGACAACCTGATCCACAATACCCTAATCGCTGCCGGAGAGCAAAAGGACGGCAGCCGGAATTACGACGCCTTTTATCAGGATATTAAGCAGTATATTGAACCGGCGGATATTGCCGTTATCAATCAGGAGACGGTGCTGGGCGGCAGCAGCTTTGACTATTCCGGCTATCCCTGCTTTAATTCACCCTGGGAGATTGGTGACGCCGCCATTGCCGCCGGGTTTGATATTTTTACCTGCGCCACCAATCATACTATGGATATGGGCAGTGCCGGGGTGGAGAAAGAGCTGGAATACTTCGGCAAGCATAAAGAGGCGGTGCACCTGGGCACCAACGCCTCTCAGGCGGATTATGACAAGATTACTTATTATGAGAAGAACAATATTACCTTTGCTCTGCTGAATTACACCTACGGCACCAATGGCATTGACTTGCCCAAGGACAAGCCCTGGCTGGTGAATTTGATGGACAAGGACAAGATTCGGAAAGACATTACCGAGGCGCGCAAGCATGCGGATGTGGTGATGGTCTTTCCGCACTGGGGCACGGAGAACAGCCACAAGGTGTCCGATTACCAAAAGGAATATACAAAGCTGTTTTCTGACCTGGGTGTAGACATTGTCATCGGCAGCCACCCGCATGTGCTCCAGCCGGTGGCGTGGGTGACCAACGAAAAGAGCGGCAAAAAAATGCTGGTCTACTACTCCCTGGGTAATTTTATCAGCCACCAGATCAATCTGCCCCAACTGTGCGGCGGTATGGCGGAGGTGACGATCGAAAAGGAGAATGGAAAGATCAACATCTCCTCTGCTAAACTGGCGCCGGTGGTGTGCCATTACAGCCGGGGCGGTAACGGTTTTGTGTTTTCCGTCTATAAGCTCAGTGATTATACCGACGAGCTGGCCGCCACCCAGGCGCAGAAGGGTGCCACGGTGAAGTATTTTACCGATTTGTCGAAAAAAGTTATTCCCGCCGAATTTCTGGACATATAG
- a CDS encoding metallophosphoesterase, protein MAAKLYGADNAPLKIQFITDPHYYSRKGGTEGKAYEKAEAKSQKVIKDSDLVIKAGFDLLCADTSTDIVVLAGDTTRDGELASHAEFIEMLRDLKKRGKRVYVITATHDYRDGGVADGYDGDKKIQVPAVEERHDLWQMYYEFGPNEAIATHPDSMSYVVQLAPGYRLFALNDDTNYKPEGESGSGYSDDCMAWILDQLEDARKNDQFVIAMTHHPMIAPSPFYAIIGKGDMQRNHETTREIFADNGLQCMLTGHTHIHDISVVETKKGNTFYDIACGAMIGCPPTMRNITLDPAHAKVDVETVTITDVPGLDTGGKPFDQYMRTFFFGMISELLDAAATDIDHLAEMTDAFSVPGEKVKKLGWLIKPIAKWLNKLTFKKAWRLCKKENGLTKKDIADIADHRVVDFILELVQNLYCGDSPYGPDTREYKICCGLLNVIDAFLNTIHFSIGKVLKGATSVRSLVEPLLWNPGPCDANATLPLYPLYDDENPALKKAEKPAFDDPVRPSKKGPLVLAILVLLVILVLAILVGLIALVVWAVVAIVHAATTGCIGALPFLF, encoded by the coding sequence AAAAAGCCGAGGCCAAGAGCCAAAAGGTCATTAAGGACAGCGACCTGGTGATCAAAGCCGGGTTCGATTTGCTGTGTGCGGACACTTCCACGGATATTGTGGTGCTGGCCGGCGATACCACCCGGGACGGAGAGCTGGCCTCTCACGCCGAGTTTATTGAAATGCTCCGGGACCTGAAAAAGCGAGGCAAGCGGGTGTATGTGATCACTGCTACCCACGATTATCGGGACGGCGGCGTGGCTGACGGCTATGACGGCGACAAAAAGATTCAGGTGCCGGCGGTGGAGGAGCGCCACGATCTGTGGCAGATGTACTATGAGTTCGGCCCCAACGAGGCCATTGCTACCCACCCGGACAGCATGAGCTATGTGGTGCAGCTGGCCCCCGGCTATCGGCTGTTTGCTCTGAATGACGATACCAACTATAAGCCGGAGGGGGAGAGCGGCTCCGGGTACAGCGACGACTGTATGGCCTGGATTCTGGATCAGCTGGAGGACGCTCGCAAAAATGATCAGTTTGTGATCGCTATGACCCATCACCCCATGATCGCTCCCAGTCCTTTTTATGCCATTATCGGCAAGGGGGATATGCAGCGCAATCATGAGACCACCCGGGAGATTTTTGCGGACAACGGACTGCAATGTATGCTCACCGGTCACACCCATATTCACGACATCAGCGTGGTAGAGACCAAAAAGGGCAACACTTTTTATGACATTGCCTGCGGTGCTATGATCGGCTGCCCGCCCACCATGCGCAACATTACGCTGGACCCGGCCCACGCCAAAGTGGATGTGGAGACGGTGACCATTACCGATGTGCCGGGGCTGGACACCGGCGGCAAGCCTTTTGACCAGTATATGCGCACGTTTTTCTTCGGTATGATCTCCGAGCTGCTGGACGCTGCGGCCACGGATATTGACCATTTGGCAGAGATGACAGACGCTTTTTCCGTTCCCGGCGAAAAGGTCAAAAAACTGGGCTGGCTGATTAAGCCCATTGCCAAGTGGCTGAACAAGCTGACCTTTAAGAAAGCCTGGCGCCTGTGCAAGAAAGAAAACGGCCTGACCAAGAAAGATATTGCGGACATTGCCGATCATCGGGTGGTGGACTTTATTTTAGAGCTGGTGCAGAACCTGTATTGCGGCGACTCGCCTTACGGTCCGGATACGCGGGAGTACAAGATCTGCTGTGGGTTGCTGAACGTGATCGACGCGTTCCTGAACACCATTCACTTCTCCATCGGCAAGGTGCTGAAGGGCGCCACCTCTGTGCGCAGTCTGGTAGAGCCGCTGCTGTGGAATCCGGGTCCCTGCGACGCCAACGCCACGCTGCCCCTGTATCCTTTGTACGATGATGAGAACCCGGCGCTGAAAAAGGCAGAAAAGCCCGCCTTTGACGACCCGGTGCGCCCCAGCAAAAAGGGCCCGCTGGTGCTGGCGATCCTGGTGCTGCTGGTGATTTTGGTGCTGGCGATCCTCGTTGGCCTGATCGCTTTGGTAGTATGGGCTGTGGTTGCCATTGTGCACGCTGCCACCACCGGCTGTATTGGCGCGCTGCCTTTCCTTTTTTAA